In Castanea sativa cultivar Marrone di Chiusa Pesio chromosome 6, ASM4071231v1, a single window of DNA contains:
- the LOC142637841 gene encoding uncharacterized protein LOC142637841 yields MKKQHYIPHSRNKTRVKNNPPKGCIPQDWDILVDYWYTDDAVIESEKNKDRRSKQDELHTAGSCSYAVHAAKKAKMDGQLVERAVLYQILHTRKDGTVVNPVVKAKMDKMKELLEMSSNQL; encoded by the exons ATGAAGAAACAACATTATATACCTCattcaagaaacaaaacacGGGTAAAGAACAACCCACCCAAGGGATGCATACCACAAGATTGGGATATACTTGTCGATTATTGGTATACTGATGATGCAGTG ATAGAGTCAGAGAAGAATAAGGACCGTCGTTCTAAACAGGATGAGTTACATACTGCTGGCTCTTGTAGCTATGCTGTGCATGCTGCAAAAAAG GCAAAAATGGATGGACAACTTGTAGAGCGTGCAGTATTATATCAAATACTACATACTCGTAAAGATGGAACTGTAGTTAATCCTGTAGTGAAAGCAAAAATG GACAAAATGAAGGAATTGTTGGAGATGTCTTCGAATCAATTGTAG